A segment of the Candidatus Latescibacter sp. genome:
TGTCGTAGGAATGGTACAATCCGTGAAGCCATTCCAGAATTCCAATGAACGAAACGGAATCCCCTTTCTTGATACGCTGGACGAAGGCGTCTCCGGTCTGGGGATTCACGATGCCGCCCAGGTTTACCCGTTCTTTCCTGCTGCTGGAGGGGAAAAGCGGCTGTTTTCCTTTTGGTGCCCACTGAGCTGCAATGGTGGGATCGAGCGCGATTCCCGCCTCGTCGTAGAAAAGACGCAGGTCATTATCGCTTTGCTCCTGAATTTTTTTTTACCCCGGCGACAAATTGCTTTTGTTCTTCCGGGTCAGCATTCAGGAATCTTTGGCGTCCTCTCTGGAGGGTAACCCCGAGCGCATGGAACCATCGGTTGATTTGACTATGGCCGAGATGAATGTCATGATACTCTTCCAGGTACCGGTTCAAAAGCGGTCCATCCCACCGGGTTTGACGATATCCGCACTCTTGCGGTGGTTTGGCGAGCACCGCGGAAAGCTCCTTCCGGAGTTCTGGAGTCAGCTTACCCGTACGTCCAGGGCGATGCTTTTCGTCCAATCCACGGAGGCCATGTTCGTTCACCCGGCGCACCATAAGATAAATACCTTCACGGCTCAGATGATGCCGCCGGCTCAACTCCAGCGGGGATGCTCCATCCATAAGGCCCTGGAGCACCGCGATCCGCAATCCTTTTCTGATGACTCCACGTCCGGAAACCAGTACGTCAAGGGATTCCCGTGTAACTTCTTCATGCGTTATTCGGAGACTGGATTTCTTCATATGCTCCTCCCTTCCGAAAAGTGGATGAAAGAAGCATACAATAATTCAGCAATTATGTCAAGTTATTTATGGGTTTACATATATGTTTCATTGAAGTGTATGATTGAATTTGTTTTAAAAAAAAACAATATAGATTATATCATATTAGAGGAAAAATGTTTTTAATAAAAATAATATCACCAATTTTAGTATTAATACTAACATTAGTTCAATTTTATATTGATCATCGCTGGAAAGATCGACGAACAAAAAAATATAAATATGCTAAAATACTGTTTATAGTAATAATTTTTGTCGCTGTAGTGTTTACGATAATTACAACGGTTATTGATTATCAAAATGAACAAAATACAAAAAAACAGCTTGATGATTTAAAGAAATTAACAATTCTTACAGATTTGAATGCTGTACATAGAGAAAAACAAGCAATTTCTGAAAGAGAATCATTAAAAATTAAGTTGGTTGATTTACAAGATAAATTAGACCCATTTTTAGAAATAGCCAAATCTAAATACCCAAGATTACCTACGGAAGAAGCTCTGAAATATTTGAGCCAAGAAATTGAAAATATAAAACAAAAAACGGAAATAATTGAGAGTGCCACCAAGGATAGAAAATTAACGGAGATGCAGACTAACCAGTTAATTGCATTCTTAAGTAATTATAAAAGCAATAAAATATACATATTTTCAATATGGGGCGATCAAGAATCATTAAGGTATGCTCATATCATTAAAAATATATTTATCAGATCGGGGTGGATAGTTGATGGTGTTAATCAAGCAATGTATAATATTCCAATGGATGGCCTTTTTATTTCAATACAAAATGAACCTATCCCAGAAATTGCTCAAATTGTATTTAGAGCTTTTCGCAGCATTGGGATAGAAACGATAAGAAATAAAGATAGTAATCAGGAACCATCAACTGTAAGAATTATTGTTGGCTCCAAAATAAATAATGATCATGTTAAAAATGGTTTAAAGTAGGTATTAATACTATCTTATATTTCTTTATTATTGCTGTAAGCTATGGTATATTATGAATTAATATTGGAATTTCTATTATTTAATCAGCCTTATCCATTTAATATTTATCAAGAAATTATTTTTTTCCACTATACAAGCTATATTTTAACCAATTCATTTGCCCGGCTCATGCTCTGTATACTTCAACGGAAGCCTTCTTCATTAAGGAGCCAGTATGCATAACGAATTCACAGCAATTATTGAAAAAGACGGGGGATTGGTATATCTCTTATTGTCCGGAGGTCCCGTGAGCCAATGGGCAAGGTAGAACAATCGAGGAAGCAAAGGCAAGTCTGGCGGAGGCCATTTCCCTGATTTTTGAAGATCGTCGTAAAGACGCCAAGCGCGGATTACCCAAAGGAGCGATCCGTGTGGTTGATTTACTGTGCCTGCGGAGCAGCAATGACTGTGGAGCAACGACTTCCCTTGCCCCCTTCGGGGGAAAGGGACTGAGGGTTAGGGGGCTGAAGTAAAAAACTTACCGTTCCCCCCGCTCCACCCGACCGAGAAACCATGTGAGAAACCCAGGTCTCCCTGGTAGGAACCCCGGTAGGAGAATTTCAGTCCCTTCACCAGGAGCGAGCCGAGGAATTCCATACGGTTCGGCGCGTTCGCTCCCAGCACCCCCACGGTCAGTGAGTCCCATATCTTCATGACGCATCCCCCGGAAAAGGAAGGGTCAAACCGACGCACTTTGGTGAGCGAAGCGACCAGAGTGACCGCTCCCGGCAGGTTCCACGATGCCGCGGCCCTCGTGCGGCCATCGAGCGGTTCCTTTGATTCCCCGAGTTTGGCCC
Coding sequences within it:
- a CDS encoding helix-turn-helix domain-containing protein, which gives rise to MKKSSLRITHEEVTRESLDVLVSGRGVIRKGLRIAVLQGLMDGASPLELSRRHHLSREGIYLMVRRVNEHGLRGLDEKHRPGRTGKLTPELRKELSAVLAKPPQECGYRQTRWDGPLLNRYLEEYHDIHLGHSQINRWFHALGVTLQRGRQRFLNADPEEQKQFVAGVKKNSGAKR